The following proteins are encoded in a genomic region of Amphiura filiformis chromosome 11, Afil_fr2py, whole genome shotgun sequence:
- the LOC140164652 gene encoding sigma intracellular receptor 2-like has translation MATGLLRVLEWVFCIYFATHIPITLFLDGQQVFPEWMIPKIFIDINHQYQRDFKDAVIANAPEWLMPFFWDEVLLQFPFFFVGTYAFYKGSCSWVRVPCLVYAVHVATTLQPIMAYILLHDFSDESPEYPGPATLEERLKLLAVYMPYFIIPVMMIITMVFSSEYNGSDERKQKLF, from the exons ATGGCTACTGGATTACTGCGTGTCTTGGAATGGGTGTTTTGCATCTATTTTGCAACTCATATCCCGATAACACTATTTCTTGATGGACAGCAGGTCTTCCCTGAATGGATGATACCAAAAATA ttcatCGATATTAATCACCAATACCAGAGAGATTTTAAGGATGCTGTTATTGCCAATGCTCCTGAGTGGTTGATGCCATTCTTTTGGGATGAAGTCTTACTACAATTCCCATTCTTCTTTGTTGGGACTTATGCTTTCTATAAAG GTAGCTGTTCATGGGTGCGTGTCCCATGTCTGGTCTATGCTGTCCATGTTGCTACTACACTTCAACCAATAATGGCATATATACTTCTGCATGATTTCAGCGATGAGAGCCCGGAATATCCAGGTCCTGCTACCTTGGAAGAACGACTCAAGTTACTCGCTGTTTATATGCCGTACTTTATCATACCAGTGATGATGATTATTACTATGGTTTTCAGCTCAGAATACAATGGATCCGATGAGAGAAAGCAAAAACTATTTTaa